The genomic DNA AGAAAAGTAAAAGTGAAACTCTGAAAGCATCTGATATTGTCAATTCTATCGGGGCTGTTACAAAGGAGAAAAGTATCAGCATGGACCTGGTACTGGATACCCTGAAAGACGCGCTGGCTACTGCTGCAAAAAAATATCTGGGCAGACCGACCCATGTAGAAGTTGTTATCGACAGAGAAAAAGGATCCCTTGAGGTATTCACACGCCAAACTGTAGTTGAGGAAGTTGAGGACTTTGAAACCCAGATCAGTCTTAAAGAGGCCCGGGAGATAGATGAGGATCTTGAAGTTGGTGATGAACTGATTCAGGACCTCGACATAGATCTTTTTGGAAGAACCGCCATACAAACCGCAAAACAGGTTATCGTTCAGAGAGTCAGGGAAGCTGAGCGAGAGAAGATTTTCGCCGATTACAGTGAACGTATCGGAGAGCTTATCACCGGTACCGTTCAGCAGGTTGAAAAGGGCAACATTCTGGTTAATCTTGGCAGAACAGAAGCGCTTCTCCCCTATAGGGAGCAGATCCGCAAGGAGCACTACCGTCAGGGTGAAAACATCCGCGCCTGCATATCAGATGTCAAAAACAACATCAAAGGTCCACAGGTCATTATCTCCCGCACTAGCCCCATGTTTCTGGAACGTTTGTTTGAACTTGAGGTACCGGAAATATTTGATAAGACAGTACGTATTATAAAGGTTGTGCGCGATCCGGGCCATCGGTCCAAAATAGCGGTCACCACCAATGACAGCAGAGTTGACCCGGTGGGAGCGTGTGTGGGGATGAGAGGTAACAGGGTTCAGGCTATTGTTCGTGAACTCTCAAATGAGCGAATTGATATCATAAACTGGACAGATGAAGTAACACTCCTTGTCAGACGTGTTTTTGCCCCTGCAGAAGTAAAACGTGTCATCCCCGTTGGTGAACACAAGATCGTTGTCGTTATCTCGGAAGAAGACCTTGCTCAGGCAATAGGCCGGGAGGGTCAGAATATCCGTCTTGCCTCCAAAATGCTTGATAAAGAGATTGATGTTTTTGGTGATGAGGAGTTCGCCTCTCTAAGCGAAGAGCAGCGTGCTGCAGCACTGAGTGAACCTGAGCCACAGCCAGCCCCCGGTGAAGAGATTCAGGGAGATTCCGATTCGTCACTTCCGGCTGAACCGGAGACCCAAGAGGATGTAAGCTACGATGAAGCGTATGATTCAATGAGGGAAGAAGCCAGGGGTGAGGAGTTTCCCCAGAACAACAACGAAGAAGATGCTGCACAAAGCGAAATTATAAGCGATGCTCTGGAATCATTGTCAGAAACAGATGAAGAATCAGATATTGCAATAGATAAAGAAAGCGAAAACAAAGAAGGAAATGAAACCGGCTCAAACTTGTAGTGTTTTAAATGCCCCCAAAGACAGGGGCATAGATTCAATTTTTATATCGACTGAAAAAATTTAGAACTCTGAAATACCGGGGAGAGATGCAACGCACGTTCCTTGCGGTTCAGACAAGCCGGTTTCATAGAATGAGAGGTAAAACATGGCTAAAGAAAAAGTATACAAACTTGCACAGGAATTTAAGGTCTCCAGTGAGGCCCTTGTACAGATGTTGCGAGGTATGGGCATTCCGGTAAAGAGCCATATGAGCACGGTTGATGAGAGCCTGCGTGAAGAGGTGAAAAAGAAATTTGAGCAGGAACGTGCGGAAATTAAAAAAGAGTACAACCGCAAAAAGAAAATGCTGGCCAAGGCACGTGAAGAACTTACTGAGAAAAAAGAAGAAAAGAAGGTTGAAGCCAAGGCCAAGCCGGAGAAAAAAACTGATACAGTGAAAGAGAGCGCTAAACCGGTTTCTAAAAAAACCGATACATCGGCAACCGAACCTCAGCGCCCAAAAACACATATCAGAAAATATCACGAAAAACAGTCCTGGGCACAAAAAGGTACAGCAAAGCCCAAAACTCCTGCTGCAGGCAAACCTGTCACATCACCTGTAGCCGAAAAAGCACCTCCCGCAGAAAAACCTGACACAGGAAAAAGAGACAAGGGTAAGAAAAAAGGTGGAAAGCGCAGACATGAGCGCCCGGAAATAAACGAAATCGAAATGAAGGCCAATGTTAAAAAGACTCTGGCCCGCATAGGTTCCGGTTCTTCCAAAAAGAAGTACAAAAAAGAGATCGGTGCAAAGGAAGAGGTTGCAGAGGAGACCAAAAACATACTCAACGTCGCGGAATTTGTAACTGCTGGTGAGCTTGCAAATATGATGAACGTTGGCGCTTCGGATGTGATCGCAAAATGTCTTGAGCTTGGCCTCTTTGTCACTCTCAATCAGCGCCTCGATTTTGAAACTATAGAACTTGTGGCAGATGAGTTTGGTTTCACCGCACAGCTTATGAAAGAGTATGCTGCGGAAAATGAATTTGAAGAAGTTGAAGATGATCCGGAAAAGATGCTCCCCAGGGCTCCCGTTGTTACCGTTATGGGACATGTGGACCATGGGAAAACTTCACTTCTCGATTACATTCGCAAAACCAACGTCATTTCAGGAGAATCCGGTGGTATAACTCAGCACATTGCAGCTTATGAGGTAAAAACCAAAAACGGATCTGTTACATTCCTTGACACTCCCGGTCACGAAGCCTTCACAGCAATGCGTGCAC from Chitinispirillum alkaliphilum includes the following:
- a CDS encoding Transcription termination protein NusA, with product MKKKSKSETLKASDIVNSIGAVTKEKSISMDLVLDTLKDALATAAKKYLGRPTHVEVVIDREKGSLEVFTRQTVVEEVEDFETQISLKEAREIDEDLEVGDELIQDLDIDLFGRTAIQTAKQVIVQRVREAEREKIFADYSERIGELITGTVQQVEKGNILVNLGRTEALLPYREQIRKEHYRQGENIRACISDVKNNIKGPQVIISRTSPMFLERLFELEVPEIFDKTVRIIKVVRDPGHRSKIAVTTNDSRVDPVGACVGMRGNRVQAIVRELSNERIDIINWTDEVTLLVRRVFAPAEVKRVIPVGEHKIVVVISEEDLAQAIGREGQNIRLASKMLDKEIDVFGDEEFASLSEEQRAAALSEPEPQPAPGEEIQGDSDSSLPAEPETQEDVSYDEAYDSMREEARGEEFPQNNNEEDAAQSEIISDALESLSETDEESDIAIDKESENKEGNETGSNL